In Deltaproteobacteria bacterium, the genomic window GTCGATTACGAGCCCGGAGGCATTTTTGTGGACAGTCGCCTGAGGACCAGTCAAAAGCACATTTTTGCCGCCGGGGATGTCAACGGCGGCCTTCAGTTTACCCATGCCGCCGGGTACGAAGGGGGGGTCGTGGTCGGGAATGCCATTTTCCACCTCCCCAGAAAGGCGGATTACACCTATTTGCCGTGGTGTACATACACGCAACCCGAGCTGGCCAGCATCGGCCTGAATGAATCCGCGGCCCGGAAGGCCGGCGTCGATTACACCGTTTGGACGGAGGCATTTCAGGACAACGACCGCAGCCTGGCTGAGGGAGAAGCGGCAGGCAGGGTAAAATTGCTTCTGGATAAAAGGGAAAAGCCCC contains:
- a CDS encoding mercuric reductase, which gives rise to VDYEPGGIFVDSRLRTSQKHIFAAGDVNGGLQFTHAAGYEGGVVVGNAIFHLPRKADYTYLPWCTYTQPELASIGLNESAARKAGVDYTVWTEAFQDNDRSLAEGEAAGRVKLLLDKREKPLGVQIFGPRAGDLLAEWVAVLGGRVKLSTLAAAVHPYPTLGEINKRVVGNIFSKKIFSEKVQKGLRFFFNLKGRACSLDEADGR